DNA sequence from the Janibacter sp. CX7 genome:
ACCGTCCTGGAGGAACCCACGTGCTCTCCGTCTTCACCCGGGCGTTCAAGACGCCCGACCTGCGGCGCAAGCTGCTCTTCACGCTGGGCATCATCGTGCTCTTCCGCCTCGGGTCGCACGTGCCGACGCCCAACGTCAACTACACGGCGGTGCAGGACTGCATCGCGGGGGCCCGGCAGGACGCCGGCAACAACTTCCTCGGGATGGCCAACCTCTTCAGCGGTGGGGCGCTGCTCCAGCTGTCGATCTTCGCGCTCGGGATCATGCCGTACATCACCGCGAGCATCATCGTGCAGCTGCTCACGGTCGTCATCCCTCGCTTCGAGGCGCTGAAGAAGGAGGGGCAGCAGGGTCAGGCGAAGATGACGCAGTACACGCGCTACCTGACGATCGCCCTGGCCATCCTCCAGTCGGCCACCTTCATCACCTTCGCGCGCAACCCCGCGAGCCTGTTCAACAACGCCGAGTGCGGGCCGATCCTCTACCGCGACTCGATGTTCTCGATCATCCTCATGGTCCTGACGATGACGGCCGGCACCGGTCTGATCATGTGGCTCGGCGAGCTCGTCACGGACAAGGGCGTCGGCAACGGCATGTCGCTGCTGATCTTCACGTCGATCACCGCGACCTTCCCCAGCTCGCTGTGGGCGATCCAGCAGCGCGACGGCCGCTGGGACCTCTTCTTCCTCGTCATCGCGATCGGCCTGGTCATCATCGCCGCGGTCGTCTTCGTCGAGCAGAGCCAACGCCGCATCCCGGTCCAGTACGCCAAGAAGATGGTCGGCCGGCAGATGTACGGCGGCACCTCGACCTACATCCCGATCAAGGTCAACATGGCCAACGTCATCCCGGTGATCTTCGCGAGCTCGATGCTTGCGCTGCCGCAGATGATCGCGCAGTTCCAGACCGACCCGCAGGGTGACAACCCCGGCTGGGTCGACTGGATCAACACCTATCTCGTGCGGGGTGACCATCCCATCTACATGGCGGTCTTCACCGCGATGATCCTCTTCTTCACCTTCTTCTACGTGTCGATCACGTTCAACCCCACCGAGGTTGCCGACAACATGAAGAAGTACGGAGGCTTCATCCCAGGTATCCGGGCCGGGCGACCCACGGCCGAGTACCTCCAGTACGTGCTCACCCGCATTACCGTGCCGGGCGCCATCTACCTCGCTCTCGTCTCGTTGATCCCGCTCATCGCACTCGTGCTCGTCGGGGCCAACCAGAACTTCCCCTTCGGCGGTACCTCTATCCTCATCATGGTCGGGGTCGGTCTGGAGACGGTGAAGCAGATCGAGTCCCAGCTCCAGCAACGCCACTACGAAGGATTCCTCCGCTGATGCGTCTGATCATTTTGGGTCCCCCCGGTGCCGGCAAGGGCACCCAGGCCGGCCGGATCGCCGAGCACTACGGCATCCCCGCGATCTCCACGGGTGACATCTTCCGCGCCAACATCAAGAACGAGACCGAGCTCGGTCTCCAGGTGAAGGAGATCCTCGCCTCCGGTGGTTACGTCTCCGACGACATCACCAACGCGATCGTCGAGGACCGCCTCGCGCAGGACGACGCCGCTCCGGGCTTCCTCCTCGACGGCTACCCGCGCACGACCGCGCAGGTGACCGCCCTCGACGCGATGCTCGCCAAGGGCGACCACGCGATCGACAAGGTGCTCGAGCTCGTCGTCGACGACGAGGTCGTCGTCGCGCGCCTGCTCAAGCGGGCCGAGCTCGAGGGTCGCGTCGACGACACCGAGGAGGTCATCCGCGAGCGGATGGCCATCTACCACCGTGAGACCAAGCCGCTGTCCGACGCCTACGCCGAGCGCAACCTGCTCGTCACCGTCGACGGTGAGGGCGAGGTCGACGAGGTCGCCGAGCGCATCGTCGCGGCCCTGGGCGCCTGAGTCTTGTCCCTCTTCGGCCGTGAGCGGATCCGCCCGCGCACCCCGGACCAGCTCCGGGCGATGCGCGTGGCGGGTCTGCTCACCGGTCGCACCCTCGAGATGCTGCGCGGCGAGGTCCGCGCCGGCGTCACGACCGGGCAGCTCGACGCCCTCGCGGAGGACTTCATCCGCAGCGGCGGGGGAGTGTCCAACTTCCAGCTCGTCCCCGGCTACGTCAACACGCTGTGCACCTCGGTCAACGACGAGATCGTGCACGGCATCCCGGGCGACCGGGTGCTGCGTGACGGCGACCTGCTGAGCATCGACTGCGGCGCCGAGGTCGACGGGTGGAACGGCGACTCCGCCATCACCCTCGTCGTCGGGGGCGATGCCGCAGGTGACCCGGCCGCCGTGCGGCTCAACGAGGTCACCCGACGCTCCCTCTGGGCCGGGCTCGCCGCCCTTCGCCCCGGAGGGGACCTCAACGACATCGGCGGCGCGGTCGAGGACTCGATCACCGACGACGCGCGCGCCGACGGCGTCGACTACGGCATCGTGCAGGACTACACCGGTCACGCCATCGGTGAGCACATGCACCTGCCGCCCAATGTGCCCAACTACCGCGAGCCCGGCCGTCAGCCGCGCACGCCGGTCGGCACGACCCTGGCCATCGAGCCGATGGTCACCCTCGGCGACCAGGCCAACCACGTGCTGCCCGACGAGTGGACCGTCGTCACCGACGACGGCTCCGTCGCCAGCCACTGGGAGCACACCGTCGCGCTCACCGAGCGCGGCCTGTGGGTGCTCACCGCCCTCGACGGTGGCGAGGCAGAGCTCACCGCGCTGGGCGCTCCCTTCGGTCCGCTGGACTGATCTCGGACACCCTTCGAGACGCTTGCAGAGCAAGCTCCTCAGGGAGCGTGGGGTGTGGCCCACGCGACGCTGGACACCCCCTTCGCACCGTGGTGACGGTCGGTAGGGTGCGAAGTCAGTCATGTCCGACGCCGTGACGCCGCGGCCGGGTCGATGAGGAGCTTTCGAGGATGACCCTTCCCCCTGCACGTGACGACGTCATGGGCCTGGCCGAGGGCTTCGCCCCGGTGGGCCCGGACGCGTGGGCGGACCTGGCCGCCGCCGTCGTCAACAAGTCCCGTCCCGACGACCGCAAGGTCGACGGCGCCGGCGCCCGCGAGGCCCTGACCAGCCACCTGCCCGGCGGCATCGACATCGACCCGATCTACTGGCCGCAGCCGGGCACCGCCCTCGGCGTGCCGGGCGCGATGCCCTTCACCCGTGGCCGTGGCCCCCGCAACCCCGACCTGCCGTGGGACGTACGCCAGCTGCACGACGACCCCGACGCGGCCGCGAGCCGCAAGGCGGTCCTCGACGACCTCGAGCACGGCGTGAGCTCGGTGTGGCTGCACGTCGGCGCCGACGGCATCGCCGCCGGTGACGTCGCCGAGGTCCTCACCGACGTCATGGCCGACCTCGCCCCGGTCGTCGTCAGCTCGACCGACGACCAGAGCGCCGCCGCGGCCGCGCTCGTCGCCGCCTGGGAGGCGAAGGGGGTCGACCCCACCGCCGTGAGCGGCAGCCTCGGTCACGACCCCATCGGTCAGGTCGCCACGGTCGGCGGCACGCCCGACCTCGCGCCGCTCGTCGAGGCCGTCGCCACCTGCCGCGACCGCTTCGCCGGGGTGCGCGCCATCACCGTCGACACCCGGGTCCACCACGACGCCGGTGCCGACGCGCAGGACGAGATCGCCCTCGCCCTGGCGACCGCCCTCGACTACGTGCGCCACCTCGCCGAGGCGGGCGTCGAGCCGGCCGAGGCCTTCCGTCGCATCGACTTCCGCGTCGCAGCGACCGCCGACCAGTTCGCGACGATCGCCAAGCTGCGCGCCCTGCGACGCACCTGGGCCCGCGTGGGCGAGGTCCTCGAGGTGCCCGAGGCCGACCGGGGCGCCTGGATCCACGCCGTCACCTCGTGGCGCATGCAGACGCGCACCGACCCGTGGGTCAACCTGCTGCGCGACACGATCGCCTGCTTCGCAGCCGCCGCCGGTGGCGCCGACGCGATCACCGTGCTGCCCTACGACCACGCGCTCGGCCTGCCGACCGCCTTCTCCCGCAGGGTCGCCCGCAACACGCAGTCGCTGCTGTCGTCGGAGTCCAATGTCGCGCGGGTCGCCGACCCGGCCGGCGGCTCCGCCTACGTCGAGGCCCTCACCGACGAGCTCGCCCGCGCTGCCTGGACCTGGTTCGGTCAGCTCGACGCCGCCGGCGGTGCCGCCGCCGCGCTCGCCGCGGGCGCCGTCGCCGAGCGCCTCGCCGCCACCCGCGCCGAGCGGGACGAGGCCCTGGCCACCCGGGCGATGCCGATCACCGGCACCTCGACCTTCCCGCTCGCGGGGGAGACCCTGCTGACCCGCACGCCGCGCACCGAGCCGACCGGCGGCCTGCCGCGTCGCCGCGACAGCGAGGTCTTCGAGGCGCTGCGCGAGCGCACCGCCGCCGGCGACGTCAGCGTGCCGGTCCTCGCCCTCGGCCCGGCCAAGGAGCACACCGCCCGCCTGACCTTCGTCACCAACCTCCTCGGCGTCGCGGGCATCCGCCCCGAGGTCGTCGAGGTCGGTGAGGGTAGCGACCCGGGCGCCGTGGCGAGCGCCGCGCAGGGCGCGCCCGTCGCGATCCTCGCCTCCTCCGCCCGCGGCTACGAGGCACATGCCGAGGCGGGCGTCGCCTCCCTTCGCGATGCCGGTGTGCAGCGCATCCTCGTCGCCGGCAAGGCCACCGAGGTCGGCGACACCACCGTCGACGGCGAGGTCCGCGACGGCATCAACATCGTGGACTTCCTCGCAGAACTTCTTGATCTCCTCGACACCCTCGGCGCCCCGGGCGCCACGCAGGCAGGAGCAGACGCATGAGCGCGCAGATCCCCACCTTCGACACCGTCGACCTCGGCGACGGAGTCCCGTCCGCCGACGCCGCCGAGCGCTGGCAGGAGGCCCTCGACGCCACCCCCGGTGCGGCCGACGGCTGGGAGACCCCGGAGAAGATCGAGGTCGCCCCGGTCTACACCGAGGCCGACACCGCCGACCTCGACTTCCTCGAGACCGCCCCCGGCGCCGCCCCCTTCCTCCGCGGTCCCTACCCGACGATGTACGTCAACCAGCCGTGGACGATCCGGCAGTACGCCGGCTTCTCGACGGCCGAGGAGTCCAACGCCTTCTACCGGCGCAACCTCGCCGCGGGGCAGAAGGGCCTGTCCGTCGCCTTCGACCTGGCGACCCACCGCGGCTACGACAGCGACCACCCGCGGGTCGAGGGAGACGTCGGCATGGCCGGTGTCGCCATCGACTCGATCTACGACATGCGCACGCTCTTCGACGGCATCCCGCTGGACCGGATGAGCGTGTCGATGACGATGAACGGCGCGGTCCTGCCGATCCTCGCCCTCTACGTCGTCGCGGCCGAGGAGCAGGGGGTGAGCCCGGAGCAGCTGAGCGGCACCATCCAGAACGACATCCTCAAGGAGTTCATGGTCCGCAACACCTACATCTACCCGCCGGCTCCCTCGATGCGGATCATCTCCGACATCTTCGCCTTCACCAGCCAGCGGATGCCGCGC
Encoded proteins:
- the map gene encoding type I methionyl aminopeptidase — protein: MSLFGRERIRPRTPDQLRAMRVAGLLTGRTLEMLRGEVRAGVTTGQLDALAEDFIRSGGGVSNFQLVPGYVNTLCTSVNDEIVHGIPGDRVLRDGDLLSIDCGAEVDGWNGDSAITLVVGGDAAGDPAAVRLNEVTRRSLWAGLAALRPGGDLNDIGGAVEDSITDDARADGVDYGIVQDYTGHAIGEHMHLPPNVPNYREPGRQPRTPVGTTLAIEPMVTLGDQANHVLPDEWTVVTDDGSVASHWEHTVALTERGLWVLTALDGGEAELTALGAPFGPLD
- a CDS encoding adenylate kinase gives rise to the protein MRLIILGPPGAGKGTQAGRIAEHYGIPAISTGDIFRANIKNETELGLQVKEILASGGYVSDDITNAIVEDRLAQDDAAPGFLLDGYPRTTAQVTALDAMLAKGDHAIDKVLELVVDDEVVVARLLKRAELEGRVDDTEEVIRERMAIYHRETKPLSDAYAERNLLVTVDGEGEVDEVAERIVAALGA
- the secY gene encoding preprotein translocase subunit SecY; amino-acid sequence: MLSVFTRAFKTPDLRRKLLFTLGIIVLFRLGSHVPTPNVNYTAVQDCIAGARQDAGNNFLGMANLFSGGALLQLSIFALGIMPYITASIIVQLLTVVIPRFEALKKEGQQGQAKMTQYTRYLTIALAILQSATFITFARNPASLFNNAECGPILYRDSMFSIILMVLTMTAGTGLIMWLGELVTDKGVGNGMSLLIFTSITATFPSSLWAIQQRDGRWDLFFLVIAIGLVIIAAVVFVEQSQRRIPVQYAKKMVGRQMYGGTSTYIPIKVNMANVIPVIFASSMLALPQMIAQFQTDPQGDNPGWVDWINTYLVRGDHPIYMAVFTAMILFFTFFYVSITFNPTEVADNMKKYGGFIPGIRAGRPTAEYLQYVLTRITVPGAIYLALVSLIPLIALVLVGANQNFPFGGTSILIMVGVGLETVKQIESQLQQRHYEGFLR
- a CDS encoding methylmalonyl-CoA mutase family protein; protein product: MTLPPARDDVMGLAEGFAPVGPDAWADLAAAVVNKSRPDDRKVDGAGAREALTSHLPGGIDIDPIYWPQPGTALGVPGAMPFTRGRGPRNPDLPWDVRQLHDDPDAAASRKAVLDDLEHGVSSVWLHVGADGIAAGDVAEVLTDVMADLAPVVVSSTDDQSAAAAALVAAWEAKGVDPTAVSGSLGHDPIGQVATVGGTPDLAPLVEAVATCRDRFAGVRAITVDTRVHHDAGADAQDEIALALATALDYVRHLAEAGVEPAEAFRRIDFRVAATADQFATIAKLRALRRTWARVGEVLEVPEADRGAWIHAVTSWRMQTRTDPWVNLLRDTIACFAAAAGGADAITVLPYDHALGLPTAFSRRVARNTQSLLSSESNVARVADPAGGSAYVEALTDELARAAWTWFGQLDAAGGAAAALAAGAVAERLAATRAERDEALATRAMPITGTSTFPLAGETLLTRTPRTEPTGGLPRRRDSEVFEALRERTAAGDVSVPVLALGPAKEHTARLTFVTNLLGVAGIRPEVVEVGEGSDPGAVASAAQGAPVAILASSARGYEAHAEAGVASLRDAGVQRILVAGKATEVGDTTVDGEVRDGINIVDFLAELLDLLDTLGAPGATQAGADA